The following are from one region of the Candidatus Binatia bacterium genome:
- the aroC gene encoding chorismate synthase: MFRYLTAGESHGPALVGILDGIPAHLRLDVEAIDATLARRQGGYGRGARMKIEQDRVEFLAGVRGGETLGSPIAVIVRNRDYETPKVRALMDPLTGGGEPLTNPRPGHADYAGALKYRQRDLRNVLERASARETALRVCLGAICAQVLGALGITTRSYVTRIGEVEAPALDDWDQRDVERSDVRCPHPEAEARMIAAIDAAKAAGDTLGGRFVVCVDGLPAGIGSNRQPNQRLDGVLAGAIMGMQTVRAVELGLGADLAETPGSRAHDVFALDGDEVVRTSNRAGGIEGGMSNGEPVVVRVSVKPIPTLTKALPSVNLHAGTDAPATVVRSDVCVVPAAAIVGEAMVRLALMAPVLEKYGGDSIEETLENLERSRAAAAKLFAREGGAGPK; encoded by the coding sequence GTGTTTCGCTATCTCACGGCGGGTGAATCGCACGGGCCGGCCCTCGTCGGCATCCTCGACGGAATTCCGGCGCATCTCCGCCTGGACGTCGAAGCGATCGACGCGACGCTCGCGCGCCGTCAAGGCGGCTACGGGCGCGGCGCGCGCATGAAGATCGAGCAGGATCGCGTCGAGTTTCTCGCCGGCGTGCGCGGCGGAGAGACGCTTGGGTCGCCGATCGCGGTCATCGTTCGCAATCGCGACTACGAGACGCCGAAGGTGCGCGCGCTCATGGATCCGCTTACCGGAGGCGGCGAGCCGCTGACCAATCCGCGTCCCGGGCACGCCGATTACGCCGGGGCGTTGAAGTATCGCCAGCGCGACCTGCGCAACGTGCTCGAGCGCGCGAGCGCCCGCGAGACCGCGCTGCGCGTCTGCCTCGGCGCGATCTGCGCGCAGGTTCTCGGCGCGCTCGGAATTACGACGCGGAGTTACGTCACGCGAATCGGCGAGGTCGAGGCGCCGGCGCTTGACGATTGGGATCAGCGCGACGTCGAACGCAGCGACGTTCGCTGTCCGCACCCCGAGGCCGAGGCTCGCATGATCGCCGCGATCGATGCCGCGAAGGCGGCTGGCGACACCCTGGGCGGACGCTTTGTCGTGTGCGTCGACGGTTTGCCCGCCGGCATCGGCAGCAATCGTCAGCCGAATCAGCGCCTCGACGGCGTTCTCGCCGGAGCGATCATGGGAATGCAGACCGTCCGCGCGGTCGAGCTCGGGCTCGGCGCCGACCTCGCGGAGACCCCGGGTTCGCGCGCGCACGACGTCTTCGCGCTCGACGGCGACGAGGTCGTGCGGACCTCGAACCGAGCCGGCGGAATCGAGGGCGGCATGAGCAACGGCGAGCCGGTCGTCGTGCGCGTCTCCGTGAAGCCGATCCCGACGCTGACGAAAGCGCTGCCGTCGGTGAACCTGCACGCCGGGACCGATGCGCCCGCGACGGTCGTGCGCAGCGACGTCTGCGTCGTTCCGGCCGCCGCGATCGTCGGCGAGGCGATGGTGCGGCTCGCGCTGATGGCGCCGGTGTTGGAGAAGTACGGCGGCGACTCGATCGAGGAGACGCTGGAGAATCTCGAGCGCAGCCGAGCCGCTGCGGCGAAGCTCTTCGCGCGAGAGGGCGGCGCGGGCCCGAAATGA
- a CDS encoding sigma-70 family RNA polymerase sigma factor → MALRFRATPLRRLLARDRLVTDYWYLCRRAARRFMRRGLDRADLEQVGAIGLIKAIDRYDSAQRAPFEAYAWLLVVGELMHYVRDSERLLRAPRSVRDLDRRWSAAERELWARLGREPAESDVAAHVGAAPDQTREIRAYRASSRVLSFDPLRNADRDGPRYGIDDVLDQLTVEEMLKGLSPLERQIVRSIHLDGVTVVELAARLGYSRRHVTRLHRAAIERLKVAAVGRAEERAGVSLSHGG, encoded by the coding sequence GTGGCTCTACGATTCCGTGCAACGCCGTTGCGCCGGCTGCTCGCGCGCGACCGGCTCGTTACCGATTACTGGTATCTCTGTCGCCGTGCCGCGCGCCGTTTTATGCGCCGCGGTCTCGATCGTGCCGATCTCGAGCAAGTGGGCGCGATCGGCTTGATTAAGGCGATCGATCGCTACGACTCCGCGCAGCGCGCGCCGTTCGAGGCCTACGCGTGGCTGCTCGTCGTCGGGGAGTTGATGCACTACGTGCGCGACAGCGAGCGCCTCTTGCGCGCCCCTCGCAGCGTGCGCGATCTCGATCGGCGCTGGAGCGCGGCGGAGCGCGAACTCTGGGCGCGCTTGGGGCGCGAACCGGCCGAGAGCGACGTCGCTGCGCACGTCGGAGCCGCTCCCGATCAGACGCGCGAGATCCGGGCCTATCGCGCGAGCAGTCGCGTGCTCTCGTTCGACCCGCTGCGCAACGCAGACCGCGACGGCCCGCGCTACGGCATCGACGACGTGCTCGACCAACTGACCGTCGAGGAGATGCTCAAGGGGCTCTCGCCGCTCGAACGCCAGATCGTGCGCTCGATCCACCTCGACGGCGTCACCGTGGTCGAGCTGGCTGCGAGGCTTGGCTACTCGCGCCGGCACGTGACGCGGCTGCACCGGGCCGCGATCGAGCGTCTCAAAGTAGCCGCGGTCGGCCGCGCCGAAGAGCGGGCCGGTGTTTCGCTATCTCACGGCGGGTGA